One Proteinivorax tanatarense DNA segment encodes these proteins:
- a CDS encoding YczE/YyaS/YitT family protein, producing MNKLKVNNLFIFTLGLVCLSLGVVLVIKSDLGVSVATSLPYVISLQFTAISFGMWNYIIHGLVLALLVIIVKRLTVKYLMSFIVAFLFGTAIDIFTFLLEPINAESFVNRLALFILGSIVISIGVASFIKSNYPILPFDTFVKEISLEKDITISKFKTGFDLTIFSLSFSFSLIFFRAIEGLHIGTLVSAVILGSMIGACLKILNKYIEGKTFFAEEKIKSVMDLNLLKYLKAKGVQSKDSVEK from the coding sequence ATGAATAAATTAAAGGTCAATAATTTGTTTATTTTTACACTTGGACTTGTATGTTTAAGCCTTGGTGTGGTTTTAGTAATAAAATCTGACTTGGGAGTATCTGTTGCTACTTCCCTGCCATATGTAATAAGCCTACAGTTTACAGCTATAAGTTTTGGAATGTGGAACTATATAATCCATGGCTTAGTTCTAGCCCTTTTGGTGATTATTGTAAAAAGATTGACGGTAAAGTACTTGATGTCTTTTATAGTAGCCTTTTTATTTGGAACGGCTATAGATATATTTACGTTTTTATTAGAGCCTATCAATGCTGAGAGCTTTGTTAATAGATTGGCTTTATTTATTCTAGGTTCCATAGTTATATCAATAGGAGTTGCTTCCTTTATTAAAAGTAATTACCCTATTCTTCCATTCGATACTTTTGTAAAGGAAATAAGCTTAGAAAAAGATATAACTATATCAAAGTTTAAAACAGGCTTTGATTTAACGATTTTTTCTTTATCATTTTCCTTTAGTTTAATTTTTTTTAGAGCGATAGAAGGTCTTCACATCGGAACTTTGGTTTCTGCTGTTATATTAGGGAGTATGATAGGTGCATGTCTTAAAATATTAAATAAATATATAGAGGGGAAAACATTTTTTGCCGAAGAAAAAATTAAATCAGTGATGGATTTAAACCTTCTTAAATATCTAAAAGCTAAAGGTGTACAATCTAAAGATAGTGTTGAAAAGTAA
- a CDS encoding 4Fe-4S dicluster domain-containing protein, whose translation MRKFENKVQEMKYEVLKEVSKAAFMGELERKLTNIPKVIDPGPEPRIRCCIHKERVVTLERIKLALGGSAENNNNIEVIDEACDECFATRYVVTEACRGCLAHRCISACPVGAIEFVHHRAKIDGQKCIECGKCKDVCPYNAIVDVMRPCKRACNVGALSINEEKKAVIDDEKCIQCGACVYQCPFGAIMDKSYITDVIKLLKKADGKNKVYAIMAPAISSQFTYASIGQVVTGIKKLGFHDVIEVALGADMVAVKETEEYAENIEAKDTITSSCCPSFVQYILNEYPQLKDNISTMVSPMIAVSRLIKNLDPDGKVVFIGPCTAKKMEIQQPDLKGDTDFVLTFEELAAMIDSQGIELQKLEEGLLDNASFYGRIFARSGGLTEAVKNIIKEKELEVPFNPISCDGIDECDKTLKKLKFNRCDNTFIEGMACKGGCIGGAASLSHGPKDKREVDKYGKLALEPDTQSSLRVFDVEEIDFHRKF comes from the coding sequence ATGAGAAAATTTGAAAATAAAGTTCAAGAGATGAAGTATGAGGTGCTTAAAGAAGTTTCTAAAGCTGCTTTTATGGGGGAGCTAGAGAGGAAACTTACCAATATTCCTAAAGTAATTGATCCAGGTCCAGAACCTAGGATTAGATGCTGTATTCACAAAGAAAGGGTTGTTACTTTAGAAAGAATAAAGCTTGCTTTGGGAGGGAGTGCAGAAAATAACAACAATATTGAAGTAATAGATGAAGCATGTGATGAATGTTTTGCAACTCGCTATGTTGTGACAGAAGCATGTAGGGGATGCCTAGCCCATCGTTGTATTTCTGCTTGTCCAGTAGGAGCCATAGAGTTTGTCCACCATCGGGCTAAAATAGATGGGCAGAAGTGTATAGAATGTGGCAAATGCAAGGATGTATGTCCTTACAATGCTATTGTTGACGTGATGAGGCCATGTAAGAGGGCATGTAATGTGGGAGCGCTGAGTATTAACGAAGAAAAAAAAGCTGTAATTGATGATGAAAAATGTATTCAATGTGGGGCCTGTGTATATCAATGTCCCTTTGGGGCAATAATGGATAAGTCCTATATAACTGATGTTATTAAGTTATTAAAAAAAGCCGATGGCAAAAATAAAGTTTATGCAATTATGGCACCGGCTATTTCCAGTCAGTTTACGTATGCAAGTATTGGGCAAGTAGTAACGGGTATAAAGAAGTTAGGGTTTCATGACGTAATTGAGGTGGCTTTAGGTGCTGATATGGTAGCTGTTAAGGAAACGGAAGAATATGCAGAAAACATTGAAGCTAAAGATACTATTACCAGCTCCTGTTGTCCTTCCTTTGTTCAATACATTTTAAATGAATATCCACAGCTTAAAGATAATATATCCACCATGGTTTCACCTATGATAGCAGTTTCGAGGCTTATAAAGAATTTAGACCCAGATGGAAAAGTGGTGTTTATTGGCCCTTGTACAGCTAAAAAAATGGAGATACAGCAGCCGGACCTTAAAGGTGATACAGATTTTGTGTTAACCTTTGAAGAATTGGCAGCTATGATTGATTCACAGGGGATTGAATTACAAAAGCTAGAAGAAGGGTTATTGGATAATGCTTCTTTTTATGGGAGGATATTTGCTCGTTCTGGGGGGCTTACAGAGGCAGTTAAGAATATTATTAAGGAAAAAGAGCTTGAAGTTCCTTTTAATCCCATAAGTTGTGATGGAATAGATGAATGTGATAAGACCCTAAAAAAACTTAAATTCAACCGTTGTGACAACACATTTATTGAAGGAATGGCTTGTAAGGGTGGCTGTATTGGCGGAGCTGCTTCTTTAAGTCATGGACCTAAGGATAAAAGGGAAGTAGACAAATATGGAAAACTAGCATTAGAGCCAGATACACAGTCCTCCTTAAGAGTTTTTGATGTAGAGGAGATAGATTTTCATAGAAAATTTTAA
- a CDS encoding DUF969 domain-containing protein: MLRLIGVVIIVLGFYFRLDVLGVVIAAGVVTGLVAGISIVEILEILGTAFVENRYMSVFLVTLPAIGVLERYGLRQRAAHLMSKIRGVTTGKVLAIYTVFRTIASAFSVRVGGHPQFVRPLILPMAEGAARKKYTNLSNYSNQEIKGLSGAVENYGNFYGQNVFVASGGTLLIVGTLQDLGYDVSAIEIAAASIPIAVIATIIGVVQCLMLDRKLEKNKGGDR, from the coding sequence TTGCTCAGACTAATTGGTGTCGTAATCATTGTTTTAGGTTTTTATTTTAGATTAGACGTTTTAGGAGTAGTTATTGCAGCAGGGGTTGTAACAGGATTAGTAGCTGGCATTAGCATTGTTGAAATATTAGAGATTTTAGGAACTGCTTTTGTGGAAAATAGGTATATGTCAGTGTTTTTAGTAACATTACCAGCTATTGGTGTGTTAGAACGCTATGGTTTAAGACAAAGAGCTGCTCATCTTATGAGTAAAATCAGAGGTGTTACTACTGGGAAGGTGCTTGCAATATATACAGTGTTTAGAACGATAGCATCAGCTTTTTCAGTGAGAGTGGGTGGACATCCCCAATTTGTAAGGCCCCTTATATTGCCTATGGCAGAAGGTGCTGCTAGGAAAAAGTACACTAACCTTAGTAATTATAGTAATCAAGAAATAAAAGGGTTAAGTGGTGCAGTTGAAAACTATGGAAATTTTTATGGTCAAAACGTTTTTGTCGCTTCAGGTGGAACTTTACTTATTGTAGGAACGCTACAAGATTTGGGTTATGATGTTAGTGCAATAGAAATAGCCGCAGCTTCTATCCCTATAGCTGTAATTGCAACTATTATTGGAGTTGTCCAATGTTTAATGCTAGACCGGAAGTTAGAGAAAAATAAAGGAGGGGATAGATAA
- a CDS encoding DUF979 domain-containing protein: protein MDAILLEILYFLCGFVALITAHTAFVDENNKARLGTGLFWLIVAATFILGGFLPPVVVGILVVILGILTSTKQVSFGNMEESSEDFKEKNAKRIGNTLFIPAVSIALFAFAIAQFTPLDGLVGLGIGAIAATIISAFLTKAKPKEFSYEGSRLLQLIGAVSILPQVLAALGSVFNEAEVGEVISQGVYTVVPEGSVIFGVVAYCLGMAIFTMIMGNAFAAFAVITAGIGVPFVLDLGADPIVVGALGMTAGFCGTLLTPMAANFNIVPVAILEIDDKYKVIKKQLPVAILLLLIHIVLMLVWAF, encoded by the coding sequence ATGGATGCAATCTTATTAGAAATTCTTTATTTTTTATGTGGCTTTGTCGCTTTAATTACAGCTCATACGGCATTTGTTGATGAAAATAATAAAGCTAGATTGGGTACAGGGTTATTTTGGTTAATAGTTGCTGCAACCTTTATATTAGGAGGATTCTTGCCACCGGTTGTAGTCGGTATTTTGGTAGTAATACTAGGTATTCTAACTAGTACTAAACAAGTTAGTTTCGGTAATATGGAAGAATCATCTGAAGATTTTAAGGAAAAAAATGCAAAAAGAATAGGAAACACCTTATTTATACCAGCTGTTTCTATAGCTTTATTTGCCTTTGCAATAGCGCAGTTTACCCCCTTAGATGGCTTAGTTGGGTTAGGTATAGGTGCTATAGCGGCTACTATTATTTCTGCATTTTTGACTAAAGCAAAACCTAAAGAATTTAGTTACGAAGGAAGCCGTCTGCTGCAGCTAATAGGTGCTGTTAGTATTTTGCCACAGGTTTTAGCTGCACTGGGCTCAGTTTTTAATGAAGCAGAAGTAGGGGAAGTAATTTCTCAAGGAGTTTATACTGTAGTCCCTGAGGGTAGTGTTATTTTTGGTGTTGTTGCATATTGCCTAGGAATGGCGATATTTACAATGATTATGGGAAATGCTTTTGCAGCATTTGCTGTTATTACAGCAGGTATCGGGGTGCCATTTGTGTTGGATTTAGGTGCTGACCCTATTGTAGTGGGTGCGCTGGGTATGACAGCAGGTTTTTGTGGAACATTACTGACGCCAATGGCTGCTAATTTTAACATTGTGCCGGTGGCAATCTTAGAGATTGACGATAAATATAAAGTAATTAAGAAGCAATTACCTGTAGCTATATTACTGTTGTTAATTCATATTGTGTTAATGCTGGTTTGGGCATTTTAA
- a CDS encoding (2Fe-2S) ferredoxin domain-containing protein translates to MKTINVCIGSACHLKGAYGVINKFEKLLEDKKLEDKVELKAAFCLGECTKAVSVKIDDGPVHSLTEEKVEEFLEKQVL, encoded by the coding sequence ATGAAAACCATAAATGTGTGTATTGGAAGTGCATGTCACTTAAAAGGAGCTTATGGAGTAATTAATAAGTTTGAAAAATTACTAGAGGATAAGAAGTTGGAGGATAAAGTAGAGCTTAAAGCAGCTTTTTGCCTGGGGGAATGTACAAAAGCTGTATCAGTAAAAATTGATGATGGTCCTGTACACTCTCTAACAGAAGAAAAAGTAGAAGAGTTTTTAGAAAAACAAGTTTTATAA
- a CDS encoding GntR family transcriptional regulator yields the protein MKVIISNKSEQPIYQQIKIQIKEQILADEIKENEYLPSIRQLAKDLGISVITTTRAYSDLEAEGFITTIQGKGTVVLPKDNELIREQYFKKIEEGFILAIENARLAKISEQELMVIYKNILKEWNDGGS from the coding sequence ATGAAAGTTATTATTTCAAACAAATCAGAGCAACCAATTTATCAACAAATAAAAATACAAATCAAAGAGCAAATTTTAGCTGATGAAATCAAAGAAAATGAGTATTTACCATCAATAAGGCAATTAGCTAAGGATTTAGGAATTAGCGTAATTACTACTACAAGGGCTTATTCTGACTTAGAAGCAGAGGGTTTTATAACTACGATACAGGGGAAAGGAACTGTAGTTTTACCTAAAGACAATGAACTGATAAGAGAACAGTATTTCAAAAAGATTGAAGAGGGATTTATATTGGCAATAGAAAATGCAAGGTTAGCAAAGATATCTGAACAAGAGTTGATGGTGATATACAAAAATATCTTAAAGGAGTGGAATGATGGAGGCTCTTAA
- a CDS encoding SpoIIE family protein phosphatase, with amino-acid sequence MDFFLDYAYDSINKKNEELCGDNVEIIENEDNTIIILADGLGSGVKANILATMTTKIAGTMLKGGASIYETIETIASTLPVCSVRKLAYSTFAILKISKTGKAHIVEYDNPPIFFIRNGRLVELSKKERVIHDKKIIESETQLKKGDTLILVSDGAIHAGVGGVLNLGWKWENVAEYVIKQSKIEKCAKVISKRLIDTSNFLYNQEPGDDTSAVVIKMRQPEILQVFSGPPKNKKDDCELVQKFLQSKGKKIVCGGTAANIISRETGEKINVDFKTGTEDVPPIAKIEGLDLVTEGVLTLTKVLSNMEEYLVDTHLKESAWNLKSKDGASLLTKIFIEDCTHVNFYVGQAINPAHQNPDLPNLGIKIQVIKNIVKQLESMGKKVSIEYY; translated from the coding sequence ATGGATTTCTTTTTGGACTATGCTTATGACAGCATAAATAAAAAAAATGAGGAGTTGTGCGGCGATAATGTTGAAATTATAGAAAATGAAGATAACACAATAATTATATTAGCTGATGGTTTGGGAAGCGGAGTAAAGGCGAATATTTTAGCTACTATGACTACCAAAATAGCGGGCACTATGCTAAAAGGGGGAGCTAGCATTTATGAGACCATAGAAACTATCGCCAGCACATTACCGGTTTGCAGTGTGCGAAAACTAGCCTATTCAACTTTTGCGATTTTAAAGATTTCTAAAACGGGTAAGGCGCATATTGTTGAATACGACAACCCGCCGATTTTCTTTATCAGAAACGGTAGACTAGTTGAATTAAGTAAAAAAGAGAGAGTAATACACGATAAAAAAATTATAGAAAGTGAGACTCAGTTAAAAAAAGGGGATACTTTGATACTTGTAAGTGATGGTGCTATACATGCAGGAGTAGGGGGAGTGCTCAACTTAGGGTGGAAATGGGAAAATGTAGCTGAGTATGTAATTAAGCAATCAAAGATTGAAAAATGTGCTAAGGTAATATCCAAAAGGCTTATAGATACTTCAAACTTTTTATATAATCAAGAGCCAGGAGATGATACATCAGCAGTTGTGATTAAAATGCGGCAACCTGAAATTTTGCAAGTTTTTTCTGGCCCTCCGAAAAATAAAAAAGATGACTGCGAACTGGTACAGAAGTTTTTACAATCTAAAGGGAAAAAAATAGTTTGTGGAGGAACTGCAGCTAACATTATAAGTAGAGAAACTGGTGAAAAGATAAATGTTGACTTTAAGACTGGGACAGAAGATGTGCCCCCAATAGCAAAAATAGAAGGTTTAGATTTAGTTACCGAAGGGGTACTCACATTAACCAAAGTATTGAGCAATATGGAAGAATACCTGGTTGATACTCATTTAAAAGAGTCAGCTTGGAATTTAAAGTCTAAAGATGGAGCTTCGTTGTTAACAAAGATATTTATAGAAGATTGCACTCATGTTAATTTTTATGTGGGTCAGGCGATTAATCCAGCCCATCAAAACCCTGATTTGCCTAACTTAGGTATAAAAATTCAAGTTATTAAAAATATAGTTAAACAGCTAGAAAGTATGGGGAAAAAAGTTTCTATTGAATATTATTAA
- a CDS encoding ABC-2 transporter permease — MNGTKYLQLDYRLIKGTAKYFLLFPAVFIFLLFRESSVFAVGYLYFILVFIAQTPFDAEVNKKGQTLFVILPAKVKDMVLGRYLYLSSILGLVWVLAAGAVLYLKGNGLITPPETLIVIFTGAVASIICFIQYPLFYKFGLEKAKIVLFTMPAMITFMLPMLTERMLTDGGAVLLSKYLTDNKVVFATLVIVVVLLSGILSYHLSCKVCKEREI, encoded by the coding sequence TTGAATGGTACAAAGTATTTGCAATTAGACTATAGATTGATTAAAGGAACAGCTAAATATTTCTTATTGTTTCCCGCGGTATTTATCTTTTTGTTATTTAGGGAATCAAGTGTATTTGCAGTTGGATATTTGTATTTTATTTTGGTATTTATAGCTCAAACTCCTTTTGACGCAGAAGTAAACAAAAAGGGGCAAACTCTTTTTGTTATTCTTCCTGCCAAGGTTAAGGATATGGTCTTAGGGAGGTATTTATACCTTTCTAGTATATTAGGGTTAGTGTGGGTTTTAGCGGCGGGGGCGGTGTTATATCTAAAAGGTAATGGGCTTATAACTCCTCCCGAAACTTTGATAGTAATTTTTACAGGCGCTGTTGCTTCTATTATCTGCTTTATACAATATCCTTTGTTTTATAAATTTGGATTGGAAAAAGCCAAAATAGTACTTTTTACTATGCCTGCCATGATAACCTTTATGTTACCTATGTTAACAGAAAGGATGTTAACTGATGGGGGAGCAGTACTATTAAGTAAATATTTAACGGATAATAAAGTGGTTTTTGCTACACTTGTTATTGTGGTGGTATTATTATCTGGCATACTGTCATATCATTTATCATGTAAGGTTTGCAAAGAACGAGAGATTTAA
- the pcp gene encoding pyroglutamyl-peptidase I, translating to MKRVIITGFDPFGKDEINPSWEAVKRLPDEIEGAKIEKIEIPTVFHKSVEELIQKIELSAPDIVICVGQAGGRFDITIERVAINLDDARIPDNENNQPIDKKIAEKGESAYFSNLPIKAMARKIREGGIPASVSNTAGTFVCNHIMYGLLHYINKNDLAKRGGFIHVPYIPSQVTNKPNVPSMALDDIVTGLTLAIRTAVTVEKDIEVTEGKIF from the coding sequence ATGAAAAGAGTAATAATAACAGGCTTTGATCCTTTCGGTAAAGATGAGATTAACCCTTCGTGGGAGGCAGTTAAACGCTTGCCTGATGAGATAGAAGGGGCGAAAATCGAAAAAATCGAAATTCCAACTGTTTTTCATAAATCGGTGGAAGAATTGATACAGAAAATTGAATTATCAGCTCCTGATATAGTTATTTGTGTGGGTCAGGCTGGTGGCAGGTTTGATATAACAATCGAAAGGGTTGCAATTAATCTTGATGATGCAAGGATACCTGATAATGAGAATAATCAGCCTATAGATAAAAAGATTGCAGAGAAGGGAGAATCGGCATACTTTTCTAACCTCCCTATAAAGGCGATGGCAAGAAAAATTAGAGAGGGAGGAATTCCCGCATCTGTGTCAAATACAGCCGGTACTTTTGTTTGTAACCATATAATGTATGGTTTATTGCACTATATAAATAAAAATGACCTTGCCAAACGTGGAGGGTTTATCCATGTCCCTTATATACCATCACAAGTTACCAACAAACCTAATGTTCCTAGTATGGCTTTGGATGACATTGTAACAGGGTTGACATTAGCTATTAGAACAGCGGTTACTGTAGAAAAAGATATAGAGGTTACTGAAGGTAAAATATTCTAG
- a CDS encoding gamma-glutamylcyclotransferase family protein translates to MQERYLPIFTYGTLRQGEVNHRLIEGKIKKRQMATLNNAVMYHLGDMPGIIEGDGTIHGELVHINEKDYNEVLKDVDKLEGYDKTEDSLYLRLIKSVNLKNEDRSVKAWVYFYNKNLARKEKIKSNDWKIK, encoded by the coding sequence ATGCAGGAAAGATATTTGCCCATATTCACATATGGAACACTTAGACAAGGCGAAGTAAATCATAGACTAATAGAAGGTAAAATAAAAAAAAGACAGATGGCAACATTAAATAATGCTGTTATGTACCACTTAGGTGATATGCCAGGTATAATTGAAGGTGATGGTACTATTCATGGGGAACTAGTGCATATCAACGAAAAAGACTATAATGAAGTTTTAAAAGATGTTGATAAACTAGAGGGGTATGATAAAACTGAGGATAGCCTTTATTTAAGGTTAATTAAGAGTGTTAACCTTAAAAATGAGGACAGGTCTGTTAAAGCTTGGGTTTATTTTTATAATAAAAACTTAGCGAGAAAAGAGAAAATTAAAAGCAATGATTGGAAAATCAAATAA
- a CDS encoding Crp/Fnr family transcriptional regulator, with amino-acid sequence MENDYRKLFDKKKQELMRNFFLDLSQKGSIKDYKRGEIIEFVPKKFCIVVEGNVQKSFYSNDGGEKILYLLAPGEVFGEINYFGNGDEVFYVTNIEDSKVSFLDYEFLDKYLNDNPKAHKYFMHSVVRKYRIIRYQMTNMAFSTATEKLADTIFRIYIQDGIEKSGERIIGSTLTHQRLADLIGCSRVTVTNEINQLKAEGIIESRGKKIIITDLKKLDEKRGKI; translated from the coding sequence ATGGAAAATGATTATAGAAAATTATTTGATAAGAAAAAACAAGAATTAATGAGGAATTTTTTTCTGGATCTAAGTCAAAAAGGCTCTATAAAGGATTACAAAAGAGGAGAGATTATAGAGTTTGTCCCTAAAAAATTTTGTATAGTGGTGGAAGGAAATGTACAGAAATCATTTTATAGTAACGATGGAGGGGAAAAGATACTATACTTATTAGCCCCAGGAGAAGTGTTTGGAGAAATAAATTATTTTGGGAACGGTGATGAGGTGTTTTATGTAACTAACATAGAGGATTCTAAAGTTTCGTTTTTAGATTATGAATTCTTAGATAAATACCTAAATGACAATCCAAAAGCACATAAGTACTTTATGCATAGTGTAGTTAGAAAGTATAGAATAATAAGGTACCAAATGACAAATATGGCCTTTAGCACAGCAACGGAAAAGTTAGCTGATACTATTTTCCGTATATATATACAAGATGGGATAGAGAAGTCAGGAGAAAGAATAATAGGTTCTACCCTAACCCATCAAAGGCTAGCTGATTTGATAGGATGCTCAAGGGTGACTGTCACTAATGAAATAAATCAGTTAAAAGCGGAGGGTATCATAGAAAGTCGTGGGAAAAAGATAATTATCACAGATTTAAAAAAATTAGATGAAAAAAGAGGAAAGATATAA
- a CDS encoding DegV family protein gives MSVKVVVDSTSYISEDIANRYDIKVVPLSVVFGDGEVYKEGTITNEEFYNKLGNASEIPKSSQPSVDGMYETFEEIIKEDNEIVGVFLSSEMSGTYSTANMVKDMILKNYPDAKIELIDSRTNCMQLGFAAITAAKAAAEGETIQQTVELVKQNMSRSRFVFTPETLEYLKKGGRIGAAQALLGSFLNIKPILTVNDGKTDVITKVRSKKKAVGKIVEIFMDDEKKFGFGDGIIHHINCENEALELSNKIKEMIGKTLPICPIGPVIGVHVGPGSIGIAYYTQKDMEK, from the coding sequence TTGTCTGTTAAAGTAGTTGTCGATAGCACTTCATATATATCAGAAGATATAGCAAATAGGTATGACATAAAGGTGGTCCCTTTAAGTGTTGTTTTTGGGGATGGTGAAGTATACAAAGAAGGAACTATAACTAATGAAGAGTTTTATAATAAACTTGGTAATGCTAGTGAAATACCTAAGTCTTCACAGCCATCCGTAGATGGTATGTATGAAACATTCGAAGAAATTATTAAAGAGGACAATGAAATTGTAGGAGTTTTCCTTTCCTCCGAAATGAGTGGCACATATAGCACAGCTAATATGGTAAAAGATATGATACTTAAAAACTACCCTGATGCGAAAATAGAGCTTATTGATTCAAGAACAAATTGTATGCAACTAGGGTTTGCAGCTATCACTGCGGCAAAAGCTGCTGCTGAGGGGGAAACAATTCAGCAAACTGTTGAGCTTGTAAAACAAAATATGAGTAGAAGCAGATTTGTTTTTACACCAGAAACATTAGAATATTTAAAAAAAGGGGGAAGAATTGGAGCAGCTCAAGCTCTTTTAGGATCCTTTCTAAATATAAAACCTATATTAACTGTTAATGATGGTAAAACAGATGTTATAACTAAAGTTAGAAGTAAGAAAAAAGCAGTTGGTAAAATTGTTGAGATATTTATGGATGATGAAAAAAAATTTGGGTTTGGTGATGGCATTATCCATCATATAAATTGTGAGAATGAAGCCCTAGAGCTTTCTAACAAAATAAAAGAAATGATAGGGAAAACTTTACCTATATGTCCTATAGGACCTGTTATAGGTGTGCATGTGGGGCCAGGTTCTATCGGCATTGCCTATTATACGCAAAAAGATATGGAAAAATAA
- a CDS encoding cyclic-di-AMP receptor — MKLVVAILESRDFANLRNNLMDKGYPVTLLSSSGGFLKEGNSTVFIGVEEKEVSKVLDIIDANCKHRKKVNTPSILSKKQPGEGMPIEMTIGGATVFVLNVEEFIKV, encoded by the coding sequence GTGAAACTTGTAGTTGCTATTTTAGAAAGTAGGGACTTCGCAAATCTACGTAATAATTTGATGGACAAGGGTTATCCAGTAACATTGTTGTCAAGCAGTGGAGGCTTCTTAAAAGAAGGGAATTCGACAGTTTTTATTGGTGTGGAGGAAAAAGAAGTCTCTAAAGTTTTAGATATAATTGATGCTAACTGTAAGCATAGAAAAAAAGTAAACACTCCATCTATTTTGAGCAAAAAACAGCCGGGAGAGGGTATGCCTATAGAAATGACCATTGGAGGAGCTACTGTTTTTGTTTTAAATGTAGAGGAATTTATTAAAGTTTAA
- a CDS encoding ABC transporter ATP-binding protein: MKLIMEQLKRDRGEILVCGRKFCEDEVAYKNSIGYVADTCYFPDSFTIREVVNTLESFYKEFDKEKFYGYLKKWSLPKNKTIKSFSKGMKVKLMFASVLSRKSELLILDEPTSGLDPVVRSEILEELQEYIACGRKSVLVSTHIMTDLEKVADYICFIHQGEIKINDLKDNVMTNYKMVKGGLDELTTTLKESLIGYKATQIGFEGLISTVESEKIKDSLFLEHPTLEEILIYHIKTGGEI; the protein is encoded by the coding sequence ATCAAACTAATTATGGAACAATTAAAACGAGATAGGGGCGAGATTTTGGTATGTGGCAGAAAGTTTTGTGAAGATGAAGTAGCCTATAAAAACAGCATTGGTTATGTTGCTGACACTTGTTATTTTCCAGATAGTTTTACTATTAGAGAGGTCGTAAATACTTTAGAAAGTTTCTATAAAGAGTTTGATAAAGAAAAATTTTATGGTTACTTGAAGAAATGGAGCCTACCCAAAAACAAAACTATTAAAAGTTTCTCTAAAGGTATGAAAGTAAAATTGATGTTTGCCAGTGTTCTTTCAAGGAAGTCTGAGTTGCTAATTTTAGATGAACCTACAAGTGGGTTAGATCCAGTTGTTAGATCGGAAATTTTGGAAGAATTACAGGAATATATTGCTTGTGGTCGTAAGAGTGTTTTAGTTTCAACTCATATAATGACTGACTTAGAGAAAGTTGCTGACTATATTTGCTTTATTCATCAAGGAGAGATAAAAATAAACGATCTAAAAGATAATGTAATGACAAATTATAAAATGGTAAAAGGGGGGTTGGATGAACTTACAACTACTTTAAAAGAGAGTCTTATAGGTTATAAAGCTACACAAATAGGATTCGAGGGTTTAATTAGCACAGTAGAGAGTGAAAAGATTAAGGATAGTTTATTTTTAGAACATCCTACCCTTGAAGAGATTTTGATTTATCATATAAAAACGGGAGGAGAAATATAA